A stretch of Desulfobacter hydrogenophilus DNA encodes these proteins:
- the rplP gene encoding 50S ribosomal protein L16 gives MLSPRNIKYRKQFRGRTKGMPTRGNTLSFGDYGLQAVECGYVNARQIEAARVAMTRKAKRQGKTWIRFFPDHPVTKKPAEVRMGKGKGATDAWVARVKPGKILYEMEGVDRELAKEALKLAARKLSVKTRFVERSK, from the coding sequence ATGCTGAGTCCTAGAAATATCAAATACCGGAAACAATTCCGCGGTAGAACCAAAGGAATGCCTACTCGAGGCAATACATTGAGTTTTGGAGACTATGGGCTCCAGGCTGTGGAATGCGGGTATGTAAATGCAAGACAGATTGAGGCAGCCAGGGTCGCGATGACCAGAAAGGCAAAACGGCAGGGCAAAACCTGGATTCGTTTCTTCCCTGATCATCCCGTTACCAAAAAGCCGGCTGAAGTCAGAATGGGTAAAGGTAAAGGTGCAACGGATGCTTGGGTGGCACGGGTGAAACCGGGCAAAATTCTCTATGAGATGGAAGGTGTTGACAGAGAATTGGCCAAAGAGGCGTTAAAGCTGGCTGCCAGAAAACTTTCCGTGAAAACCCGTTTTGTGGAAAGGAGTAAATAA
- the rpmC gene encoding 50S ribosomal protein L29 has protein sequence MLKASEIKDMDAGQIKDKIVELKKELFNLRFQHNVGQLANTANLSSVRKDIARLYTISKEMNVKIS, from the coding sequence ATGTTAAAGGCCAGTGAAATCAAGGACATGGATGCAGGCCAGATTAAAGATAAAATCGTTGAGCTTAAAAAAGAACTGTTTAACCTTCGTTTCCAGCACAATGTAGGTCAGCTCGCGAATACAGCCAATCTGTCCAGTGTAAGAAAAGATATCGCCAGACTTTACACGATTTCCAAAGAAATGAATGTCAAAATTAGCTAA
- the rpsQ gene encoding 30S ribosomal protein S17 — protein sequence METTKKNKKELIGLIVSDKMDKSVVVRVERFVQHKVYKKYIKRYKKYHAHDEPNECRIGDEVKIIETRPLSKLKRFRVTEIVKKAV from the coding sequence ATGGAAACTACAAAAAAAAATAAAAAAGAGCTGATTGGTCTGATCGTGTCTGACAAAATGGATAAGTCCGTGGTGGTCAGGGTTGAAAGATTTGTACAGCATAAGGTGTATAAAAAATATATCAAACGTTACAAAAAATATCACGCCCATGATGAGCCAAATGAATGTAGAATTGGTGACGAAGTCAAAATTATCGAAACCAGACCGCTGAGTAAATTAAAACGGTTTCGGGTGACTGAAATTGTTAAAAAAGCGGTCTAG
- the rplN gene encoding 50S ribosomal protein L14: MIQSESRLTVADNSGAKELYCIKVLGGSKRRYATIGDVIVVSVKEAIPNSKVSKGDVVRAVIVRTKKEISRPDGSSIRFDDNSAVVINKNNEPVGTRIFGPVARELRARRFMKIISLAPDVL, encoded by the coding sequence ATGATTCAAAGTGAAAGCAGACTGACAGTCGCTGACAATTCAGGCGCCAAGGAACTGTATTGCATTAAGGTGCTCGGTGGTTCTAAAAGAAGATACGCCACTATCGGAGATGTTATCGTTGTTTCCGTAAAAGAGGCTATTCCCAATTCAAAGGTCAGCAAGGGAGATGTAGTCAGGGCAGTTATTGTCAGAACCAAAAAAGAGATCTCCCGGCCTGACGGATCATCCATCCGTTTTGATGATAATTCCGCTGTTGTGATTAACAAGAATAACGAGCCGGTGGGAACCCGTATTTTCGGACCAGTAGCAAGAGAACTTCGTGCAAGGCGTTTTATGAAGATTATTTCTCTTGCGCCCGACGTACTTTGA